The following coding sequences lie in one Saccopteryx bilineata isolate mSacBil1 chromosome X, mSacBil1_pri_phased_curated, whole genome shotgun sequence genomic window:
- the LOC136317426 gene encoding melanoma-associated antigen B10-like — protein sequence MPRGQKSKLRAREKRNQARREPKVQVGTLATISKEGEPPSSLSPGFRDDPKSSPVTGTASNAPVPGGVCSTISTAEAVSKARSNEEGATNEVEEKLNALHVEDIAESSHRGPLDEEVIFLVHYLLHKYQSKDRITKVDMLRNAIKVCKHHYPEILRKATEHLEMVFGLDLKEMDPNKNTYVLINKLELSFDSREIRGVPKTGLLMNILGLIFLKDNCATQEDVWKILNEMGLEAGKRHFLFGEPKKIMTDFVKEGYLLYNQVLNSDPPRFVFLWGPRAYAETSKMKVLEHWAKIHNTAPSAYTQCYQQALQDEEERIQARVRARARVGATAIACSKAVSSSFSCHK from the coding sequence ATGCCTCGTGGACAGAAGAGCAAGCTTCGTGCCCGTGAGAAACGCAATCAGGCCCGAAGGGAGCCCAAGGTTCAAGTGGGAACTCTGGCCACTATATCAAAGGAAGGAGAGCCCCCTTCTTCCCTATCTCCTGGGTTCAGAGATGATCCTAAGAGCTCACCTGTCACGGGAACAGCCAGCAATGCCCCCGTGCCTGGGGGCGTCTGCTCCACCATCTCTACTGCTGAGGCTGTGTCAAAGGCAAGATCTAATGAAGAAGGTGCCACGAATGAAGTGGAGGAAAAGCTCAATGCCTTACATGTTGAGGATATTGCCGAGTCCAGCCACAGAGGCCCTCTGGATGAAGAGGTGATTTTCCTGGTGCACTACCTGCTGCACAAGTATCAAAGCAAGGATCGCATTACCAAGGTAGATATGCTGAGAAATGCAATTAAGGTGTGCAAACATCACTACCCTGAGATCCTCAGGAAGGCTACTGAGCACTTGGAGATGGTCTTTGGCCTTGACCTGAAGGAAATGGATCCCAACAAGAATACCTATGTCCTCATCAACAAACTGGAACTAAGCTTCGATTCCAGAGAAATCAGAGGTGTTCCCAAGACAGGTCTGCTGatgaatatcctgggtttgatcttcTTAAAGGACAACTGTGCCACTCAAGAAGATGTCTGGAAGATACTGAATGAGATGGGGCTAGAAGCTGGGAAGAGGCATTTCCTCTTTGGGGAGCCCAAGAAGATCATGACAGATTTCGTGAAAGAAGGTTACCTGCTGTACAACCAGGTGCTCAACAGTGATCCTCCACGCTTTGTGTTCCTGTGGGGCCCAAGAGCCTATGCTGAAACCAGCAAGATGAAAGTCCTGGAGCATTGGGCCAAGATTCACAATACTGCCCCTAGTGCCTATACGCAATGTTATCAACAGGCTCTGCAAGATGAGGAAGAGAGAATCCAAGCCAGAGTTAGAGCCAGGGCTCGTGTTGGTGCCACAGCCATTGCATGCTCCAAGGCTGTGAGCAGCAGCTTCTCTTGCCATAAGTGA